The window CTGAGTCCTTCAATTGTTTGCAAATAAAAAAGTATGTAATTGTTTTTCATTAAACAATTACATACTCTTTTTTCGTTCTATTTACTTGATAAAATATCGCCTTTCGGGTCTACCAACAGTACCGTATATATGCTCTACATATATTATTTTTTCTACCATTAGATACTCTAAATAGCGACGCGCGGTTGTACGACTAATACCAAGTTCTCGTCCTAATTTTTCAGCTGTAACTCCACCACCACAAGTATTTAGGAAGTTAATTACTCCATTTTTCGTCACCGGATCAATCCCTTTAGGACTGTGTTCTCTCGATTCCTCTGTAAAAGTCATGTTATTCCATAAGCGATGGATTTCATTCGCTTTTAACCTATCCGAAGAGTTTAATATATCCTTTTTTTCCTTGTACTTTTGCAAACACTCCCTAAATCGTTGCATTGTTAAAGGTTTTAATAAAAAATCAATTACCCCACTGGCATATGCTTTCTTAACAATATCAACTTCGGCAGCAGCTGTAATTAATATAATATCTGTTTCAATATTCGTTTGTTTAATATAATCAATTAGCTCCGTACCTAATTTATCTGGAAAATATATATCCAATAATATTAAATCCGGCTTCAATGTATCTAACCAAATTTTCGCTTCTTCAATTGTATGTGACATCCCAATCGTTTGAAATCCTTCAAGCTGCTCTAAAAATTTTTCGTGAATTTGAGCAATTCGCACATCATCTTCAACGATTAACACTTCAATATTTTTCGCCATACCTTTTACCCCTCTTTAGGAATAGAAACAATAAATAGTGCTCCCCCTAATTCTCCGTTTTCAATAGCGATAGAACCATTCAATCTTTTTAAATTCTCATTTACGATATATAAACCATATCCCCGCGTTTCTTTATCCTTTGTTGATTGCTTCAATTTAAATAGATTATTTAGTAGCTGTTGATCGATACCGTTTCCGGAATCTTCTATTTCACAAATGACTTCTTTTTCATATTCATAAATGTAAATACGAACAATTCGCTCTTCTTCATCTAAATGTTCGACTGCCTCAAATGCATTCATTACTAAATTCCCTAAAATTGAAATTAATAAATGTTTTTCAAAATATTGACCTAATTTTCCACAATAACTATCCTCATCTAAAATGAGTGTCACCTTTAGCTCTTTTGCCCGATTATAAAATCCAATCATTAAACCGCTTATAAAAGTATCTTTAATATGTACATTGATAAAGGAAATTAACGCATGATTACCTAGACGCTCTGAATGTATTAAATTTAACGCTTCATCGTATTCCTTTAGCTGAAGCAAACCTGAAATCGTATAAAGAAAGTTATTATACTCATGTGTTTGGGCGCGTAATGATTCGATATATTGCTTCACTTGAGATAATTCATTTGCAACTAAATCAATTTCCTCAAACGGTCTGAAACTCGAAACAGCACCGATGACTTTCCCTTCATTGATAATTGGTACTCGGTTAACTAAAGTTTTCACTCCATTAATTGTCATCATTCGATTTAATTGTTCATGCCCTGATTCCATCACTTTTATTAATCGCGTATTCGGGATGACCGAATAAATATTGTTACCTACTACCGATTTTTCATTATTTAATATGGCGCTCGCAGACTGATTGCTTAAAGTGATCGTTCCCTCTGTATCTACCATAATAATGCCCTCACGAATCGACTCCAAAATAGCATTTCGCTCAGTCAATATTTTTACGATTTCTTGTGGTTCAAAGTTTAAAAGCTGTTTCTTTATTTTATTGGATAAATATGTAGAAATAAGGATTGAGAGTAATAAGGTAATAATAAATAAAACGATTAAATAGCGTCCATAATTAATATTCATGGAAAAAATGTCCTCATATAAAAAACCAACAGAAACTACACCGATTATTTTTCCATCTTCATCTTTTATGGGCGCTTTTCCACGTAAGGCCTTTCCTAAAGTACCCTCGGCAATCGAAATATATGCCTCACCCTCGATTAACGCCTTATCGTTGTCATCTCCAACCATTTGTTCACCAATCCGCTCGTTCACTGGGTGAGCATAACGTATTCCATTTTCATCTCCAAGTACAACATATTCGGCTCCGACACTTTCTTGAATTTGTAAAGCTAATTGTTGTAACGCTTCCGTTGTCTCGTTCTTCTTTAATCCTGTTATGATTTCTGGATGTTTAGATGATACTTTAGCAACACTTAGAGCTCGTTCTCCAATTTCGTACTCTACAATTTCCCCCATTATAAAATAAGTGGAAATAAGAATAATAAATGATACCGTTACGACTAA is drawn from Solibacillus sp. R5-41 and contains these coding sequences:
- a CDS encoding response regulator, which gives rise to MAKNIEVLIVEDDVRIAQIHEKFLEQLEGFQTIGMSHTIEEAKIWLDTLKPDLILLDIYFPDKLGTELIDYIKQTNIETDIILITAAAEVDIVKKAYASGVIDFLLKPLTMQRFRECLQKYKEKKDILNSSDRLKANEIHRLWNNMTFTEESREHSPKGIDPVTKNGVINFLNTCGGGVTAEKLGRELGISRTTARRYLEYLMVEKIIYVEHIYGTVGRPERRYFIK
- a CDS encoding sensor histidine kinase, whose product is MKRRSLNFQFFKYNIFLVVTVSFIILISTYFIMGEIVEYEIGERALSVAKVSSKHPEIITGLKKNETTEALQQLALQIQESVGAEYVVLGDENGIRYAHPVNERIGEQMVGDDNDKALIEGEAYISIAEGTLGKALRGKAPIKDEDGKIIGVVSVGFLYEDIFSMNINYGRYLIVLFIITLLLSILISTYLSNKIKKQLLNFEPQEIVKILTERNAILESIREGIIMVDTEGTITLSNQSASAILNNEKSVVGNNIYSVIPNTRLIKVMESGHEQLNRMMTINGVKTLVNRVPIINEGKVIGAVSSFRPFEEIDLVANELSQVKQYIESLRAQTHEYNNFLYTISGLLQLKEYDEALNLIHSERLGNHALISFINVHIKDTFISGLMIGFYNRAKELKVTLILDEDSYCGKLGQYFEKHLLISILGNLVMNAFEAVEHLDEEERIVRIYIYEYEKEVICEIEDSGNGIDQQLLNNLFKLKQSTKDKETRGYGLYIVNENLKRLNGSIAIENGELGGALFIVSIPKEG